The Pseudomonas fulva 12-X sequence CATTTATAGAAGCTCGACGGCGGCACACCGAACTGCCGGCGGAACGCAGCGGCGAAGGCGCTCTGGCTCTCGTAGCCATGCTGCAGGGCCACCTGCAGTACTGGCTGGCCTTCGGCGAGAGCCTCAAGCGAGAGCAGCAGGCGCGCCTGTTGGCGCCAACGGCCGAAGGTGATGCCGGTACTGGCCAGAAAGCGGCGGTGAAAGGTTTTCGGGCTCATGGCCAGCTGCTCGGCCCAATGCTCGGCGCCGTCGTCCTGGGCCGGGTTTTGCGTCAGGGCCTGGCAGGCGCGGGTGATGCGCTCGTCATCCGGCCAGGGCAGGTGGAAGGGCAACACCGGCAGGCTGCGCAGTTCATCGAGCAGAAAGCGCATCAGCCGGCCGTCGCGGCTATCGGCGCTGTACTGGGCGGGCACCTGTGTGGCGGCCAGGATGAGTTCGCGCAGCAGGGGCGATACATCGATCACGCAGTTGCCAGTCGGTAGCCCCTCGACGGCGTCGGCGTGGACGAACAGGCTGCGCATGCCGGCTTTGCCGCGGATGCGCAGGGCGTGCTCGACGCCTGCCTGCACCCAAACCGCGCGAGTCGGCGGTATGACCCAGCGGCCAGCCGGCGTTTCCACCACCAGCACCCCGGAGATGGCATAGATCAGCTGCGCGCGCGGGTGGCTGTGGGCGGGCACCTGGTGGCCGTTGGGGTAGTCGACCGAGACGCCGGTGACCGGCATGGCCTGGGATTCATGGGGCAGGTGGCTGTGGTCGACCATGGGCGGGTCCGGGTTATGCGGACCATCAGCTTAGCGGCAGAAATGACCATTTGGCGATAACGACCGACCATTTGTCGTGAGTGGTCGGCCGCACGGCTGCCTATGCTGGGCACCTGTCTGACCGGAACCAAGCCATGAACCTCGTGCAGCCCTCGCTAACGCTACTAGCCCTGAGCTTCGGCCGGGGTCTGTCGCCGCGTGTATGGCGCCGACGTGCGATCTCCTCCAGATCCCGGCCTTGAACAGCCCGCCATGGCGGGTAGGGGAGATCGGCACCGTCCGCTTTCCCGTTCGAGGTTCACTCCATGCTGCGCAATCCGCAAACCAAGTACCGCGCTTTTCCCGCCATTGATCTGCCCAACCGCCGCTGGCCATCGCAGCGTATCGCCGAGGCGCCGGTGTGGCTGTCCACCGACCTGCGCGACGGCAATCAGGCGCTGTTCGAGCCGATGAACCGCCAGCGCAAGCTACAGCTGTTCGGCGAGCTGGTTCGCCTCGGTTTCAAGGAGATCGAGATGGGCTTTCCGGCCGCCTCGCGTACCGACTTCGAGATCATCCGCAACTTGATCGACGAAGGCTGCATTCCCGATGACGTCACGCCCATGGTCATGACCCAGCTGCGCGAGGACCTGATCGACGAAACCGTGCGCGCCGTGGCCGGTGCCCGGCGAGTGATCGTGCACCTGTACAACGCCATCGCGCCGGTATGGCGACGGGTGGTGTTCGTCCTTTCGGTGGATGAAGTGGAGCAGCTGGTGGTGCGCCATGTGCAGTTGCTCAAGGACAAAGTGGCCGCGCACCCGGAGACCGAGTGGGTGCTGCAGTACTCCCCCGAAACCTTCTGCATGGCCGAGCTGGAAGTGTCGCTGCGCATGTGCAACGCTGCCATCCGCACCTGGGATGCCGGTCCTGGTCGGCCGATCATCATCAACCTGCCGACCACGGTGGAAGTGGCGACGCCCAATGTGTTCGCCGACCAGATCGAGTGGATGCACGAGCGCCTGGAGCGCCGTGAGCACGTGGTGCTCTCGGTGCACCCGCACAACGACCGCGGCACCGGTGTGGCCTGCGCCGAGCAGGCGCTGCTGGCTGGCGCTCAGCGGGTGGAGGGCTGCCTGTTCGGCAATGGCGAGCGCAGTGGCAACCTCGACCTGGTCACCCTGGCGCTGAACCTCTACACCCAGGGCGTCGACCCGCGCCTGAATTTTTCCGATATCGCCGGTGTGGCGCGTGTTGCCGAGACCTGCACAGGGCTGCCGATCCATCCCCGCCATCCCTATGTGGGCGATCTGGTGTTCACCGCCTTTTCCGGCTCGCACCAGGACGCCATCGCCAAGGGCTTTGCCGCACAGGATCCGAATGGCATCTGGGAAGTGCCTTATTTGCCGATCGACCCGAAGGATCTGGGGCGCACTTATGACAGCATCGTGCGGGTCAACAGCCAGTCGGGCAAAGGTGGCATCGCCTATCTTTTGCAGCGCGACCACGGCGTGTCGATGCCGCGGCGCATGCAGGTGGAGTTCAGCGCCATCGTGCAGAAGATGGCCGACAGCAGCGAAACGGAATTGACCAGCGCCGAGCTCTGGGAGCTGTTCCAGCGCCACTACCTGGCTCCGGCACGCGCTGGTGGCGAACTGGCTTATCTCGGCCACCAGTTGTTCGAGGCCGAGGCTGGCCAGGGCGTGAGGTTGGAGATCGCGCTGCCAGGCGGTCGCCGGCGGACGCTGCAGGGCATCGGTAATGGCCCCATCGATGCCGCCGTAGCCGCGCTTGGCCTGCCCATCCGCATCGACAGCTACGAGGAGCGCAGCCTGGGTGGTGGCGCCGCCGCCGATGCCCTGGCGCTGGTAGAGGTGGCCTGGCCGGGCGTGGCCGGTTCGCGTTTCGGTGCGGGCAGCCACGGCAATATCGTCGTTGCTTCGATCCAGGCGTTGCTGGTGGTGGTGTCACGCTTCGACGACGGCCTGGCGCAACTGGCCGCAGACTGAGCAAGAGCGCTCTACAGTCGTTAACGGCGCAGCAGTGCTGACCTCACGTAGGACCAAGGCCCGGCGTGAGGTCAGCCTTCGTTTCGCTCCAGCCCGCCGGCAACCTGCAGTACCTGCTCGCGCAGCCAGATGCTGGCGGCATCCTCATGGTTGCGCGGGTGCCAGTAGGCGTTGAGCGATAGCGATGGTAAATCGATCGGCGGTTCGAACAGATCCAGCGAGCTGGCGAACTGCTTCAGCAGGCGGCGCGGCAGCGTGCACAGCAGATCGGTGCCCACCACCAGCGCTGGCGCCGTGGCGTAGCTCTGCGTTGACATCACCACCTGGCGGCTGCTGCCCAACTTGGCCAGAACCCGATCGACGATGCCGACAAAGGGATCGCCCGCTGATGACACCAGCAGGTGCGCAGCGCTGCAGAACGCCTGCAGATCCAGCTCGAGCTGCCCGCGCGGATGCCCCTTGCGCTGTGCACTGACGAAGTGATCGGTGAACAGCTGACGGCCCACCCAACCTTCGTTGACCGCCTCGCCAATGCCAATGAACAGGTCGATTTCGCCTTGCTCCATCTGCTCGGAAAGGGTGTCGAGATCGGGCTGGACGAAACGCAGGCGCGCCATCGGTGCCGTTTTACGCACTCGGTTGAACAGATCGGCGCCCACCATCAGCGCCGGGTTCTCGTGCAAGGCCACTACAAAGGTGCGCTGGCTGGTGAGGGGATCGAACACCACCGGCTCCAGCAGGGCGGACATGCCATTGAGCACCTGCTGCAAGGTCGGGCGCAGGGCCAGCGCGCGGGGTGTCGGCAGCACGCCGCGCCCGTTGGGCGCCGCGATGAACAGCCGCTCACCGAACACCCGGCGCAGGCGTGCCAGGCGGGCAGACATCGCCGGCTGGCTGATGCCCAGGCGTAGGGCCGCGTGGGTGATGTTCTGCTCGTCCAGCAGGGCATCCAGGGTCAGCAGCAGATCCATGTCGATACCCGAAGGCAACTTCATGCAGGCAATCTCCTAGGGTTCCTGGCGATCGATATAGGTGATGGGAACCCAATCATAGCCGCCGCGGGCATTGCTACGCAGGTGGCCCATGCCGGGGTAGGGCAGGTGGGGCGCGGCGATCAGTGCGTGCTGCTTGGTGAAGGCGGCGAACTGCGCCTTGCGCACGGCGGCGGCCTTGGCCTGGTTCTGGTCGAAGGTGATCGTCGCGCCAGGCATGGGGAACTGCACCGCTGCCACGTGGATGAGATCGCCCACGAAGGTCAGACTTTCGCCGGCGCTGGTCAGCGTGTAGAAGGCCGAGCCCGGCGTATGCCCGGGATGCAGCGTGGCGGTGATGCCTGGCAGCACCTCTTCGCTTTGCGAGAAGGTGCGCAGCTTACCGGCGTCCAGGTAGGGCTGCAGGGTCAGGCGGGCGATGTCGAAATACTTCTGCTCGTAGCCGGTGCGCTTCTGGCTGTTTTCATCGAAGAAGAAATCCACGTCGGGTTTGCCGACATACACCGTGGCATTGGGGAACACCCGTTGCCCGTCCCTGACCAGCCCGCCGGAGTGATCCGAGTGGGCATGGGTGAGTAGCACATCGGTGATGTCTTCAGGCTTGAGGCCCTGGCCGGCCAGGTTCTCGAGCAAACGCCCACCGTTGCCGGGGCCGAACAGCTGACCGGCGCCCGTATCGACGAGCACCTGATGGCCCGGCAAGCTTACGAGAAAACTGTTGATCGAGGTTTCCAGCGGGTTGCGCTGGAAGCTCTTCATCAACAGCCTGTCGATGTCCTCGGGTTTGGCACCCTTGAGCAGAGCATGCACGTCGATAGGGATGGTTCCGTCGCTCAGCGCCGTCACCGGTACATCGCCAACCCGCATTTTGTAACCGCCAACCTGCTGCTGCACCGCGTGCGCGGGCAGGGAATCGGGCTGGGCGTGCGCGAGGGGGAATTGCCACAACGTGACCGTGAATAGAACTGCAGCGAGTGCTTTGTTGGATTTGCGCATGCTGATGTCTCCTGAATGTGAGGCATCAGCGTAGAGGGGCGAGTGGTATCCAACTAGGTAGTTGGAATCTATAGGGGGTATCCATGATATGGATGGATTGCCGGCCTGTCGCTTGTAGATAGGTACATCTTGAGTAGCTGAGCCTGTTTTATGTGCGCACTCGCGAATATCGGAAAAGCTCGGGAGGCAGCCATTGAGCATTGAGAGCAATCTGCAGAACCGCTATGTCGGATGCCTGCTTGGCCTGGCTTGTGGCGATGCTGTCGGCACCACCCTTGAATTCAGCTCTCGCGAGACGCTGAGGCCCATCACGGATATGGTCGGTGGTGGGCCCTTCGCCCTTGCTCCTGGCCAGTGGACAGATGACACCTCGATGGCGCTTTGCCTGGCGGAAAGTCTGCTCTCGAGGAACGGTTTCGATGCCCGAGACCAGATGACGCGGTATCTCAATTGGTGGCATTGGGGGTACTGGAGTGCGACGGGGCAGTGCTTCGATATCGGGACAACAGTCCGACAGGCGCTGATGAGTTTTCAGGAAAGCGGAGAGCCCTTCGCCGGTTCCATTGATCCGCAAGCCGCCGGGAACGGCTCTATCATGCGCCTGGCTCCGGTCATCCTCTTCTACTACCCGGACCTGACCTCGATGGCATGGGCCGCTAAGCAGAGTTCGCGCACGACCCATGGCGCTCCCGAGGCAATCGAATCGTGCCAGCTGTTGGCAGAAGTGGTTTCCAGGGCATTGGCAGGGCACAGGAAAGACGAGGTGCTTAGCCTTTCTCCCGGGCAGTATCGCGAACCGGCAATCAAAGACCTCGCTTCGGGCAGCTTCAAGCACAAGCACCGCGACCAGATCAGAGGGACCGGATACTGCATTGCTTCACTCGAAGCGGCTCTCTGGTGTTTCTGGTCCACTGATTCTTTCGAGGCTGCAGTGCTGCAAGCCGCCAATCTTGGCGACGATGCCGACACCACCGCGGCGATCGTTGGCCAGATAGCCGGTGCGTTCTATGCGAAACCGGGTATTCCGTCTCGATGGCTGGAGAAATTGCACCTGGGCTCTGAGATCGAGAGTATTGCCATCGCGCTGTTC is a genomic window containing:
- a CDS encoding AraC family transcriptional regulator; protein product: MVDHSHLPHESQAMPVTGVSVDYPNGHQVPAHSHPRAQLIYAISGVLVVETPAGRWVIPPTRAVWVQAGVEHALRIRGKAGMRSLFVHADAVEGLPTGNCVIDVSPLLRELILAATQVPAQYSADSRDGRLMRFLLDELRSLPVLPFHLPWPDDERITRACQALTQNPAQDDGAEHWAEQLAMSPKTFHRRFLASTGITFGRWRQQARLLLSLEALAEGQPVLQVALQHGYESQSAFAAAFRRQFGVPPSSFYK
- a CDS encoding 2-isopropylmalate synthase yields the protein MLRNPQTKYRAFPAIDLPNRRWPSQRIAEAPVWLSTDLRDGNQALFEPMNRQRKLQLFGELVRLGFKEIEMGFPAASRTDFEIIRNLIDEGCIPDDVTPMVMTQLREDLIDETVRAVAGARRVIVHLYNAIAPVWRRVVFVLSVDEVEQLVVRHVQLLKDKVAAHPETEWVLQYSPETFCMAELEVSLRMCNAAIRTWDAGPGRPIIINLPTTVEVATPNVFADQIEWMHERLERREHVVLSVHPHNDRGTGVACAEQALLAGAQRVEGCLFGNGERSGNLDLVTLALNLYTQGVDPRLNFSDIAGVARVAETCTGLPIHPRHPYVGDLVFTAFSGSHQDAIAKGFAAQDPNGIWEVPYLPIDPKDLGRTYDSIVRVNSQSGKGGIAYLLQRDHGVSMPRRMQVEFSAIVQKMADSSETELTSAELWELFQRHYLAPARAGGELAYLGHQLFEAEAGQGVRLEIALPGGRRRTLQGIGNGPIDAAVAALGLPIRIDSYEERSLGGGAAADALALVEVAWPGVAGSRFGAGSHGNIVVASIQALLVVVSRFDDGLAQLAAD
- a CDS encoding LysR family transcriptional regulator, whose protein sequence is MKLPSGIDMDLLLTLDALLDEQNITHAALRLGISQPAMSARLARLRRVFGERLFIAAPNGRGVLPTPRALALRPTLQQVLNGMSALLEPVVFDPLTSQRTFVVALHENPALMVGADLFNRVRKTAPMARLRFVQPDLDTLSEQMEQGEIDLFIGIGEAVNEGWVGRQLFTDHFVSAQRKGHPRGQLELDLQAFCSAAHLLVSSAGDPFVGIVDRVLAKLGSSRQVVMSTQSYATAPALVVGTDLLCTLPRRLLKQFASSLDLFEPPIDLPSLSLNAYWHPRNHEDAASIWLREQVLQVAGGLERNEG
- a CDS encoding MBL fold metallo-hydrolase, with the translated sequence MRKSNKALAAVLFTVTLWQFPLAHAQPDSLPAHAVQQQVGGYKMRVGDVPVTALSDGTIPIDVHALLKGAKPEDIDRLLMKSFQRNPLETSINSFLVSLPGHQVLVDTGAGQLFGPGNGGRLLENLAGQGLKPEDITDVLLTHAHSDHSGGLVRDGQRVFPNATVYVGKPDVDFFFDENSQKRTGYEQKYFDIARLTLQPYLDAGKLRTFSQSEEVLPGITATLHPGHTPGSAFYTLTSAGESLTFVGDLIHVAAVQFPMPGATITFDQNQAKAAAVRKAQFAAFTKQHALIAAPHLPYPGMGHLRSNARGGYDWVPITYIDRQEP
- a CDS encoding ADP-ribosylglycohydrolase family protein gives rise to the protein MESNLQNRYVGCLLGLACGDAVGTTLEFSSRETLRPITDMVGGGPFALAPGQWTDDTSMALCLAESLLSRNGFDARDQMTRYLNWWHWGYWSATGQCFDIGTTVRQALMSFQESGEPFAGSIDPQAAGNGSIMRLAPVILFYYPDLTSMAWAAKQSSRTTHGAPEAIESCQLLAEVVSRALAGHRKDEVLSLSPGQYREPAIKDLASGSFKHKHRDQIRGTGYCIASLEAALWCFWSTDSFEAAVLQAANLGDDADTTAAIVGQIAGAFYAKPGIPSRWLEKLHLGSEIESIAIALFESAQLRTGQGRGGGENFGTTPSPNS